GACCCAGGGCGGCACCCGTTTGCGTCGCGGGAAGACGAAATCGTCCGAGGCGCCGTTGATGTGGTCCGCCAGAACGTTGTCGTAAAACTGCGAGCCCATCTCGGTCATGCCGTACTCGTTGACGATATGCGTCTGAGGAATTCCCAGCGACTCTTCGTACCGTTGATAGAGCTCGGTTTTGGAAAGGTCGATCTTCCGGCCTTTAAACCCTCCCGTGTCCATGATCCGACTTCCCGGCGGCAGCCGGAAAGACAAGCGGTGATTCCGGACCTGTTCGAGGATCTGGTGGAAGGCGAGCGTGACGCCCGTCAGGATCACCGGCTCGTCTCGTTCGCAGGCTTCGCTTAACGAATGGAGAAGGCGGTCGATATTAAGGCCGGATCCGTCGATGTAATAGTCCGCGCGTCCGCTTCCATATTCTTGATGGACGAGCTCCATCATGTGCGCCAAGGAAGAATGAGGCCATGTTTCCGGAGATCCGGTCAGAAACAGCATCCTCGGAAGAAGCCCGTCCGGCAGCAGATGAGCCGCGAAATTTGGCAGGACCGCCGCGCGATAAATTTCCAACCGCGGGACCGAATGCCGGCCGCGTTTGGCCGGTCCCTGTGAAGTCCCGCTGGTGAAGAACACCTTTTCGGGTCGATCACAGGCAAAATGGATCTCTTTGAACGCGGCCGTGGGGACCGCCGGGATCTCGCGCCAGGACCCGACGCCGGCCGGTGTTTTGTCTTTGGCTTCACAGTATCGGCGATAGGATGGATTTCGTTCGAACTGAAACGCAAAAACCCGGAGCGCCAACGGCTCAAATTTTCCATGGACGGGCTGCCGGATGAATTCCAGAACCTCGTCGTAAATACTGTCTGTTTTCCGGTTCATGGCGATGAGGCGTATTATACGCCAGGGCCGCCTGTGTGGCAACTGAGGCATCGGCGTATTTTATATTGACTAGGGGATGGCAGGTGTTCTATAGTAAATGGGTTGATCAATATTCCGTCTTTATTATTCCATAACATAAGGGAATGGACGGATCTGCTGGGTCTTTATAAAAGGCCGAATAGGTCTTTTGGCCCATTGACGAAAAATGTAAAGTTCGATAGGATAATCACAAATTTCCCGGCATTTCAAGAAACGCAACCGTCGTAAAGGAGGCAAGCGATGAGTCTAGATTATGTGAAGACAACTCCAGGTTTTGAGAAGTACATGCCTAAGGATTACCGCGACCTGGTTGAACACGGTCCGTTCGGGAAAAAAGTCTCCGTCGCACAGGTCGGAACGTTCAAAGAGGTTCTCGAAGAGCATCCGATGTGCGCCGGCTGCGCCATGACCCTCTTCATCCGCCTGTCTCTCATCGCCTTGCCCAATCCGGAAGACACCATTACCGTCGGCACCGCCGGCTGCGGCCGTCTCGCCCTTTCCCAGGCCGCGATCCCGTTTGTGTACGGCAATTACGGCGACACGAACGCCGTGGCCTCCGGCTTAAAGCGAGGGCTGATGACCCGTTTTCCGGACAAGCACAAGGACGTGGTGGTGATGGCCGGCGACGGCGGGTTGGCCGATATCGGGTTTTCGATGCTGATGCATTCCTGGTTTCGAAAAGAAAAGTTCACCACGATCATGCTCGACAATGAAGTCTACGGAAATACAGGGGGCCAGGAAAGCGGCATGACCAACATCGGGTCGGTCCTGAAGATGGCCCCCTTGGGGAAGAAGTTTGAAAAAATCGATATGCCGGATCTGGCCAAGACGGCCGGCTGCGCTTACGTCGCGATCGTCGTGCCCAACAACCCGCGGCGGGTTGAGCAGGCCATCAAGAAGGCGGTCTTGATCGCCCGGGAAGTCGGCCCGACCTACATTCAGGCCTATACTTCCTGCAACATCGAGTACGCCATTCCCACTGATAAAGTCATGGAAGACGCCAAGAACGTCGAGAACGACCGCTACCAATTCAAGGAATATATCACCGAAGAAGCCAAACAGTACCTGGCCGACAAGTGGGGATACAAGGAATACGCCAAGAAGGCCATCCCAACGACGGAGGTGGCGAAATGAGGTTCAATATCCGCATGGCCGGTGTCGGCGGTCAGGGCGTTGTGACCGCCTCTCACGTCTTCTCGACCGCCGTGATCAACGCCGGCGGCGAGAGCACGATCGTTCCCTTCTACGGGTCGGAGAAGCGGATGGCCCCGGTCGAATCCTACGTCCGGGTCTCGAGCGACCGCATCTACGAGATCGGCGAGATCATGTTTCCCCATATCATTATGGTATTTCATCCCCAGGTGATCACCCATGGCAAGTCCTACACCATGCCGTTTCATTTCGGCATCAAGGACAATGGAACGATCCTGGTCAATTCCAAAGAAGAAATTCCGTTGCCCGGGGATGAAATGTCCGATCTGGTCAAGCGGGGGGTCCAATTCCGGTATATCGCGGCGACTCAAATGGCCTTGGACGTCGCCGGGACGGATCTGGCGACCAACATGGCCATGGTGGGAGCGATTGCCGGGATTACCGGACTGACGACACGGGAAGCGGTGGCCCAAGCGGTCAAGGAGCGTTTCCTGGGAAAGGGCTTCGTGGTATCGGGCGGCACGG
The window above is part of the Nitrospiria bacterium genome. Proteins encoded here:
- a CDS encoding long-chain fatty acid--CoA ligase, whose protein sequence is MNRKTDSIYDEVLEFIRQPVHGKFEPLALRVFAFQFERNPSYRRYCEAKDKTPAGVGSWREIPAVPTAAFKEIHFACDRPEKVFFTSGTSQGPAKRGRHSVPRLEIYRAAVLPNFAAHLLPDGLLPRMLFLTGSPETWPHSSLAHMMELVHQEYGSGRADYYIDGSGLNIDRLLHSLSEACERDEPVILTGVTLAFHQILEQVRNHRLSFRLPPGSRIMDTGGFKGRKIDLSKTELYQRYEESLGIPQTHIVNEYGMTEMGSQFYDNVLADHINGASDDFVFPRRKRVPPWVRTRVVDPETLDDRPQGSTGVLRHFDLANCGSVSALQTEDIGRTFADGFEVTGRASGSEARGCSLLVEEILRTQ
- a CDS encoding thiamine pyrophosphate-dependent enzyme; the encoded protein is MSLDYVKTTPGFEKYMPKDYRDLVEHGPFGKKVSVAQVGTFKEVLEEHPMCAGCAMTLFIRLSLIALPNPEDTITVGTAGCGRLALSQAAIPFVYGNYGDTNAVASGLKRGLMTRFPDKHKDVVVMAGDGGLADIGFSMLMHSWFRKEKFTTIMLDNEVYGNTGGQESGMTNIGSVLKMAPLGKKFEKIDMPDLAKTAGCAYVAIVVPNNPRRVEQAIKKAVLIAREVGPTYIQAYTSCNIEYAIPTDKVMEDAKNVENDRYQFKEYITEEAKQYLADKWGYKEYAKKAIPTTEVAK
- a CDS encoding 2-oxoacid:acceptor oxidoreductase family protein, whose protein sequence is MRFNIRMAGVGGQGVVTASHVFSTAVINAGGESTIVPFYGSEKRMAPVESYVRVSSDRIYEIGEIMFPHIIMVFHPQVITHGKSYTMPFHFGIKDNGTILVNSKEEIPLPGDEMSDLVKRGVQFRYIAATQMALDVAGTDLATNMAMVGAIAGITGLTTREAVAQAVKERFLGKGFVVSGGTASLDSVVERKFKHKQELLEKNIAAVNAAWDYAEAHGWQMGKKEKAVPAQAGRK